One Papaver somniferum cultivar HN1 chromosome 10, ASM357369v1, whole genome shotgun sequence genomic window carries:
- the LOC113315367 gene encoding pentatricopeptide repeat-containing protein At5g66520-like — protein MAEFKQTHARLIVNGLPYPQPSLRPVISFSALHPTGDIDDALLLLLRTPVQPTIFLFNTVIRGLARSVRSDAVSNSVALLRRMGEYDLSPNNFTYTFLFQCCAKFVGFDLGLQFHGGVIKRCSHFDVCVCNSMIQFYSVCGKLDDAEKVFDECTQRDIVTWNSLISGYLRNGDILEAVGVFEKMPERNEVSWNSLMGGLVRASYLDEARRLFDEMTKRNVVSWAVMISGYCQNGYPREALALFREMQSLDLEPNFAVLVSVLSACAQLGASDHGSWVHSYIKKNSIKMDSILSAALIDMYAKCGNISLAMQVFDSSEEKNISTYTAAISGLAYNGYNEESIRIFEKMKSARITPDHISYLAVLCSCSHMGSVEKGFDYFNSMVEVHGIKPELDHYTCMVDLLGRAGLLEEAEKFINTMPVTPDNVIWGALLSACRTHSNAEMGERVGNYILESDPGHDGRYVLLSNIYAVSSKGNCVEEIQRTMRRRRIKRVPGCSSIEVDGIVYEFVAGDRSHDKTGKIYSVWEEMVTEIKKLGYAPETKGVVFDVEEEEKETVVGYHSEKLAVAFGFISKEPGSVLRIVKNIRICSDCHSAIKLVSKVFKRKIVVRDRRCFHHFEDGFCSCNDYWCIDYFFLKGEKKNSLEGNLWNGSSQVFGGDQIKMLCKRNHNLHGKYVLCYRVSHNVNHRSLT, from the coding sequence ATGGCAGAATTCAAACAAACCCATGCTCGTCTCATCGTAAATGGTTTACCTTATCCTCAACCATCTCTTCGACcagttatttctttttctgcacTTCATCCTACTGGCGATATCGATGACGCGCTTCTACTCCTTCTCCGAACCCCTGTACAACCAACAATTTTTCTCTTCAATACTGTGATTCGTGGGCTTGCTCGGTCGGTTCGTTCTGATGCTGTCTCTAATTCTGTTGCACTACTTCGTAGAATGGGTGAATATGATTTATCTCCCAATAATTTTACTTATACTTTTCTTTTCCAGTGTTGTGCGAAGTTTGTTGGTTTTGATTTAGGTTTGCAGTTTCATGGTGGGGTGATTAAGAGGTGTTCTCATTTTGATGTGTGTGTCTGTAATTCAATGATTCAGTTTTATTCAGTGTGTGGTAAATTAGATGATGCCGAAAAAGTATTTGATGAATGTACTCAAAGAGATATTGTAACGTGGAACTCATTGATTAGTGGGTATTTAAGAAATGGAGATATTTTAGAAGCAGTGGGTGTTTTTGAAAAAATGCCTGAAAGAAATGAGGTTTCTTGGAATAGTTTGATGGGTGGTCTTGTTCGAGCAAGTTATTTAGATGAGGCGCGACGTCTTTTTGATGAGATGACGAAAAGGAATGTTGTTAGCTGGGCTGTGATGATATCTGGGTATTGTCAAAATGGTTATCCAAGAGAAGCTCTGGCCTTGTTTAGGGAGATGCAGTCGTTGGATTTGGAACCGAATTTTGCAGTTTTGGTGAGTGTTCTTTCTGCTTGTGCACAATTAGGAGCTTCTGATCATGGAAGTTGGGTTCATTCCTACATTAAGAAGAACAGTATAAAGATGGATTCGATACTTTCTGCAGCTTTGATTGATATGTATGCGAAATGTGGTAATATTAGTCTGGCTATGCAAGTATTTGATTCTTCAGAGGAGAAAAATATATCCACTTACACAGCTGCAATATCAGGGTTGGCATACAATGGGTATAATGAAGAATCAATTCGGATTTTTGAGAAAATGAAGAGTGCGAGAATCACACCAGATCATATTTCCTATCTAGCAGTATTATGTTCTTGTAGCCACATGGGTTCAGTTGAAAAAGGTTTTGATTACTTCAATTCAATGGTTGAGGTTCATGGCATCAAACCGGAGCTGGATCATTATACGTGCATGGTTGATCTTCTTGGTCGTGCAGGTTTGTTGGAAGAAGCTGAGAAATTCATAAATACCATGCCAGTAACTCCAGATAATGTCATATGGGGTGCCCTTCTCAGTGCATGCAGGACTCACAGCAATGCCGAAATGGGAGAAAGAGTCGGGAATTACATACTTGAGTCTGATCCAGGACATGATGGGCGTTATGTTCTCCTTTCAAACATTTATGCAGTGTCAAGTAAAGGAAACTGTGTAGAAGAAATTCAGAGAACTATGAGAAGGAGAAGAATTAAACGTGTTCCTGGGTGCAGTTCAATTGAGGTTGATGGCATTGTTTATGAATTTGTTGCCGGAGACAGGTCCCATGATAAGACAGGTAAAATTTACTCAGTGTGGGAGGAGATGGTTACAGAGATAAAGAAACTTGGATATGCACCAGAGACAAAGGGGGTTGTGTTTGATGttgaagaagaggaaaaagaaacTGTAGTTGGTTATCACAGTGAAAAATTGGCTGTTGCATTTGGGTTTATTAGCAAAGAACCAGGCTCAGTTCTTCGCATCGTGAAGAATATTCGTATTTGTAGTGACTGCCATTCTGCAATTAAACTTGTTTCTAAGGTTTTTAAACGGAAGATTGTGGTTAGAGATCGTAGATGCTTTCATCACTTTGAAGATGGATTTTGTTCTTGTAATGATTACTGGTGCATTGATTACTTTTTCTTGAAAggcgaaaaaaaaaattctttggaGGGAAACTTATGGAATGGGTCCAGTCAGGTCTTTGGAGGAGACCAAATCAAAATGTTGTGTAAGAGGAACCACAACCTTCATGGGAAATATGTGCTCTGCTATAGAGTCTCCCACAATGTCAATCATCGAAGTTTAACGTGA